From the Sphingomonas aliaeris genome, one window contains:
- the nadC gene encoding carboxylating nicotinate-nucleotide diphosphorylase, whose product MTFQLDGFDLESFVASTLAEDLGRGGDITSAAVIPADARFKGTMDSRDAIVVAGLGIAQAFFRALDPDVRIELLVEDGQRVAAGTDLMRLEGLARAMLTAERSALNTVQHLSGIATMTRGYVDKIAGTGATLLDTRKTIPGLRRLEKYATRMGGATNHRMGLWDAAMIKDNHVAVAGNVGEAVARAKTAGIANIIVEVDRIDQIEPALSAGATHLLLDNMDAPTLRGAVTLVGGRVPTEASGGVRLDTIRALAETGVTYVSVGRLTQSAPATDIGLDFTESPK is encoded by the coding sequence ATGACTTTTCAGCTCGACGGGTTCGACCTCGAATCGTTCGTCGCATCGACGCTCGCGGAGGATCTGGGGCGGGGCGGCGACATCACCTCGGCCGCCGTCATTCCGGCCGATGCGCGTTTTAAAGGAACGATGGACAGTCGCGATGCTATCGTCGTCGCGGGCCTCGGTATTGCGCAGGCGTTCTTCCGCGCGCTGGATCCCGACGTTCGGATCGAGTTGCTGGTGGAAGACGGTCAGCGCGTCGCGGCGGGAACCGACCTGATGCGGCTGGAGGGGCTGGCGCGCGCGATGCTGACGGCGGAGCGGTCAGCGCTCAACACCGTGCAACACCTGTCCGGCATCGCGACGATGACCCGCGGCTATGTCGACAAGATCGCGGGCACCGGTGCGACACTTCTGGACACGCGCAAGACCATACCGGGCCTTCGGCGGCTGGAAAAATACGCGACCAGAATGGGCGGCGCGACCAATCATCGCATGGGCCTGTGGGATGCCGCGATGATCAAGGACAATCACGTCGCCGTCGCCGGCAATGTCGGGGAGGCGGTAGCGCGTGCCAAAACGGCGGGGATCGCGAACATCATCGTCGAGGTCGATCGCATCGACCAGATCGAGCCGGCTTTGTCGGCAGGTGCGACGCATCTGCTGCTCGACAATATGGACGCGCCGACCCTGCGCGGCGCGGTGACGTTGGTCGGCGGACGCGTGCCGACCGAGGCATCCGGCGGCGTGCGGCTCGACACGATCCGCGCGCTGGCCGAAACGGGCGTAACCTATGTCAGCGTCGGCCGCTTGACCCAATCCGCCCCCGCCACCGATATCGGTCTGGATTTCACGGAGAGCCCGAAATGA